From the genome of Marinobacter antarcticus, one region includes:
- a CDS encoding ABC transporter ATP-binding protein, translating into MQLVVQNLAKLYDQKRGLASTSFEVDKGELIAIVGHNGAGKSTLLKMLANWIVPDSGTATVDGADLKDRVAVVGKVGFIPEDPNLIDFFSVEYNLTLFARLSRAPKSRVEDVLAEFNLLPFRRSKVQALSKGLKQRVNIGRALLADPPLLILDEPTSGLDFEMTREIYRLLKSMHAAGKTILFTSHRPEEIKNLATRIMVLHESSLVFDGSPQAYFQSEIHENLYAL; encoded by the coding sequence ATGCAGCTCGTAGTTCAGAATCTCGCAAAGCTCTATGATCAAAAGCGAGGACTTGCGTCCACCAGCTTTGAAGTAGACAAAGGCGAGCTAATCGCCATTGTTGGTCATAACGGTGCTGGCAAATCGACCTTACTGAAAATGCTGGCAAACTGGATCGTTCCGGATAGCGGTACCGCAACGGTTGACGGGGCCGATCTGAAAGACAGGGTGGCTGTCGTCGGAAAGGTGGGTTTCATTCCAGAAGATCCCAATCTAATCGATTTCTTTTCCGTTGAATATAACCTCACGCTCTTCGCCCGGCTCTCCCGCGCCCCGAAGTCTCGGGTGGAAGACGTTCTGGCCGAGTTCAATCTACTGCCTTTTCGACGAAGCAAGGTACAGGCGCTGTCAAAAGGATTGAAGCAGCGGGTGAACATCGGACGCGCACTGTTGGCAGATCCTCCGCTGCTCATTCTGGATGAGCCCACATCGGGCCTCGACTTCGAGATGACAAGGGAAATCTACCGTTTGTTAAAATCGATGCATGCAGCTGGAAAGACCATTCTTTTTACTTCCCATCGACCTGAAGAGATAAAAAACCTTGCAACGCGGATCATGGTGCTGCATGAAAGCAGCCTGGTCTTCGACGGATCTCCCCAAGCGTATTTTCAATCCGAAATTCATGAAAATCTGTATGCATTATGA
- a CDS encoding DUF2971 domain-containing protein, translating into MDLPEKLYKYEAFTMQSLLNLKNQVVYFAPPSGFNDPYDCALKADIEEIRPGEIEKFRSIYLTKDWPDNMKRALELKAPGELRPMLMRGARTACEEVVERFIESRGVSCFSEVNDELLMWAHYSDKYQGFCLEFDTNTELFAKAKKVKYVDEMPKLNALSVFTDGERGEVLDLFCTKSNAWKYEREWRVLHSEAGTAYKYPAEALTGVYFGPNIGRDVLEVICLVLKGQNSKVRFWRGERNLSAFKVDFQEFTYTSHLEAQNTDMLT; encoded by the coding sequence TTGGATCTTCCAGAAAAGCTTTATAAGTATGAAGCTTTCACCATGCAGTCCCTTCTAAACCTCAAGAATCAGGTCGTATATTTTGCGCCACCCTCGGGCTTTAACGACCCATATGATTGCGCGCTGAAAGCTGATATCGAGGAGATAAGGCCCGGCGAGATTGAGAAGTTTAGGTCGATCTATCTGACCAAGGATTGGCCTGACAATATGAAGCGAGCATTAGAGTTGAAAGCTCCTGGCGAACTGAGGCCTATGCTTATGAGGGGAGCTCGAACGGCTTGTGAAGAGGTCGTCGAAAGATTCATTGAGAGCAGAGGTGTCTCCTGTTTTTCTGAGGTAAACGACGAACTGCTCATGTGGGCTCATTATTCGGATAAATACCAAGGGTTCTGTTTAGAGTTCGACACAAACACCGAGCTTTTTGCAAAAGCAAAAAAAGTTAAGTATGTGGACGAGATGCCAAAACTAAACGCATTGAGTGTTTTCACGGATGGAGAGCGAGGTGAAGTGCTGGATCTTTTTTGCACAAAATCTAATGCTTGGAAATATGAGCGTGAATGGCGGGTTCTCCATAGTGAGGCTGGAACTGCATACAAATATCCCGCTGAGGCCCTAACCGGCGTTTATTTTGGCCCAAATATAGGCCGAGATGTTTTGGAGGTCATATGCTTGGTCCTGAAGGGGCAAAATTCGAAAGTGAGATTTTGGCGGGGGGAAAGAAACCTTTCTGCGTTCAAAGTAGACTTCCAAGAGTTCACCTACACCTCGCACCTAGAAGCCCAGAATACCGATATGCTGACATAA
- a CDS encoding bifunctional DedA family/phosphatase PAP2 family protein gives MMDSLAQTAASLAQSAGLWGYWFALFAALAETVFLLGLFLPGSTLLLLMGMLAGQGFFDLFDLLFFAIVGATLGDNINYFLGRRYGRHWLREDRWFLKTEHVQKAEAYFDRHGGKSVFLARFVPSVKEIMPFIAGMVGMERRSFMTWNLLGAIGWGFQWILPGYIFSQSLSLAQTWLSRVGILVLVLVFTLLIFYVLRWSILRFGPSGFQFLRSILKSVGAALRQNPDVVRLIRRFPATTIFIRQRLDRSRWLGLPLTLTGLTGLYILALFSGLAEDVITGDTVVGLDTRVNGLLASVRSPFFDHLFYTITSFGYWPVVASGTVALSGWLWYRKQGSLILPLAISLVSCELLTFLGKLAFHRPRPDGGVLDPSGFSFPSGHASISVAFYGFAIYIAMRFVRLWSTRINLLMLGLLIAFLIGFSRLYLGVHYPSDVLAGYLVGTLGLVLGISATYISPAHVHRIGLRFHVAPGLKLTVAVVGVAGVLVMSLMFNVFRVPDLSVHPALAKQTVVLSASPQSILKGRETYASSILGIRRAPINVLFVARDIDQVRACLIRSGWREADPIRWHSVPRAYFNALRGTDYPTAPLSPWFWNANPQSLGLVQPGQQGHVFDRGYLRVWATPDKLDTGGRLFVATVGQEKRPGWHVVPQPLTSFNLARQDLNAQLKAGGGANHITEVSYPETPPTNSTDGTLPYDGLISLVDVGPGC, from the coding sequence ATGATGGATTCCCTTGCCCAGACTGCCGCCTCACTGGCCCAAAGCGCTGGGTTGTGGGGCTACTGGTTCGCCTTATTTGCAGCCTTGGCGGAGACCGTTTTTCTACTTGGTCTCTTTCTGCCGGGTTCTACGCTGCTGCTGTTGATGGGAATGCTGGCCGGTCAGGGGTTTTTTGATCTTTTCGATCTGCTGTTCTTTGCCATCGTGGGCGCGACGCTTGGCGATAACATCAATTACTTCCTGGGACGCCGCTACGGCCGACACTGGTTAAGGGAAGATCGCTGGTTTCTGAAGACAGAACATGTGCAGAAAGCGGAGGCGTATTTCGACCGCCACGGTGGCAAAAGCGTATTTCTCGCCCGGTTTGTGCCTTCGGTGAAGGAAATCATGCCGTTCATTGCAGGGATGGTGGGAATGGAGCGCCGTTCCTTCATGACCTGGAACCTGCTCGGGGCCATTGGTTGGGGCTTTCAGTGGATCTTGCCGGGTTACATTTTCTCGCAGTCGTTGTCACTGGCCCAGACCTGGCTCTCTCGCGTTGGCATACTGGTTCTGGTTCTGGTTTTCACGCTGCTGATATTCTACGTCTTGCGATGGTCAATCCTGCGCTTCGGCCCCAGTGGCTTTCAGTTTCTAAGATCAATTTTAAAATCCGTGGGCGCCGCGTTGCGCCAAAATCCGGACGTCGTTCGTCTCATACGGCGATTTCCCGCGACGACCATCTTTATCAGGCAGCGCCTCGACCGCTCACGCTGGCTTGGGCTACCGCTGACCCTGACGGGTTTAACCGGGCTCTATATTCTCGCCCTTTTCAGCGGACTGGCTGAAGATGTCATTACCGGTGATACGGTGGTTGGGCTGGACACTCGCGTTAACGGCCTTCTGGCGAGTGTACGTAGCCCCTTTTTCGACCACCTGTTTTACACCATCACCTCCTTCGGATACTGGCCGGTGGTTGCCAGTGGCACCGTGGCGTTGAGCGGCTGGCTCTGGTACCGCAAACAAGGATCGCTGATTCTACCGCTGGCCATTTCCCTTGTAAGTTGTGAGCTACTGACCTTTCTTGGCAAGCTTGCGTTTCATCGCCCCCGACCGGACGGCGGCGTACTGGATCCATCGGGATTTTCATTTCCCAGTGGCCATGCCAGCATCAGCGTGGCTTTTTATGGATTTGCCATTTATATCGCCATGCGCTTCGTCCGGCTCTGGAGTACACGGATCAACCTGCTGATGCTGGGCCTGCTGATCGCGTTTTTGATCGGGTTCAGCCGACTCTACTTGGGCGTCCACTATCCCAGTGACGTGCTCGCCGGCTACCTTGTGGGCACTTTAGGATTGGTGCTGGGTATTTCTGCCACCTATATCAGTCCGGCTCATGTTCATCGTATCGGACTGCGGTTCCATGTTGCCCCGGGACTTAAACTGACCGTTGCCGTCGTCGGCGTTGCAGGGGTTCTGGTGATGAGTTTGATGTTCAATGTGTTTCGGGTGCCGGACCTCTCTGTGCATCCAGCACTGGCAAAGCAAACGGTCGTGTTGTCAGCATCGCCGCAAAGCATACTTAAAGGCCGCGAAACCTATGCCAGCTCCATCCTCGGCATTCGCAGAGCGCCTATTAACGTTCTTTTTGTTGCCCGGGATATTGATCAGGTGCGCGCCTGCCTGATTCGTTCCGGTTGGCGGGAAGCAGATCCGATTCGTTGGCACAGTGTGCCAAGGGCTTACTTCAATGCATTGCGCGGTACCGACTATCCAACCGCACCGCTATCACCCTGGTTCTGGAACGCCAACCCACAATCTCTCGGGTTGGTTCAGCCGGGACAACAGGGCCATGTTTTTGATCGAGGTTACCTGAGGGTCTGGGCGACACCTGACAAGCTGGATACCGGTGGGCGGCTGTTTGTGGCGACCGTTGGCCAGGAGAAGCGGCCTGGCTGGCATGTGGTGCCGCAGCCGTTAACCAGCTTCAACCTCGCTCGTCAGGACCTGAACGCGCAGTTGAAAGCAGGTGGGGGCGCTAATCACATCACAGAGGTGTCATATCCAGAGACCCCGCCGACAAACTCAACCGATGGGACATTACCCTATGATGGCCTTATCAGCTTGGTTGATGTAGGCCCGGGTTGTTAG
- a CDS encoding sensor domain-containing diguanylate cyclase: MQRHWFLFFLLIILNLTPCALAEPAHDYGALPLIDARADYQGAIADRVGYLVEQGEMLSVDEVQSLIRADPAVLKRPESGVLANGINSDAIWLVANVSNPTEDAILRRVSVGTGWLERVDFFFITEGLLPQRFVSGDSIALAHRSIAKRIPSADYLFPPGETRLLLRVETADPMVVPLYFSSIAVNHSREQSEAIFFSFAYGVMFALSAYNLMLFAGLRKRRYLFYSLYTATFVIVTASYNGVGMALLWPDAVGWQQWAPPLFMLCFVSSGLAFATSFLKTRRHRPRLHKTIQTIGVAYFTLFGACFALDKQGLALQLAFLVVPVFTALMLYMGVSSWMGGNQSARYFMLGTLASVVGAFVTALTVAGVITYSQPGYYALDIGMVVDAMLLMLALADLARKNKEARVAAERTAQIDLLTGLNNRRGFLPVAESLWSLATRKDSNVCVAMIDIDHFKSINDQYGHAVGDRVLKKIADELDNSRRKGDILARWGGEEFTLLLPETDEAETLTVAERFRHNIEQLVVNDGGRMIRCTISVGVASRHAQDVTLEHAISRADEELYQAKIQGRNQISTGRTSDAA; this comes from the coding sequence GTGCAACGGCATTGGTTCCTCTTTTTCCTGCTGATCATTCTGAACCTGACACCCTGCGCTCTGGCTGAACCAGCCCACGACTACGGGGCATTGCCCCTGATTGACGCTCGGGCCGACTACCAGGGCGCAATAGCCGATCGGGTCGGGTATCTCGTTGAACAAGGGGAAATGCTCTCCGTTGACGAAGTTCAGTCTCTGATTCGTGCTGATCCGGCGGTCCTGAAGCGTCCTGAGAGTGGCGTGTTAGCCAATGGCATCAATTCCGATGCGATATGGCTGGTGGCGAACGTTTCCAATCCGACCGAAGACGCCATTTTGCGGCGCGTGTCCGTCGGAACAGGTTGGCTGGAAAGGGTCGACTTCTTTTTCATCACCGAAGGCCTGCTGCCACAGCGTTTTGTCAGCGGTGATAGCATCGCGCTGGCGCATCGTTCCATTGCCAAACGCATACCCAGTGCCGATTATCTGTTTCCGCCCGGCGAGACACGTCTATTGCTGCGCGTTGAGACTGCAGATCCAATGGTGGTGCCACTCTACTTTTCCAGCATTGCCGTCAACCATAGCCGAGAGCAGTCAGAGGCGATCTTCTTCAGCTTCGCCTACGGCGTCATGTTTGCGCTGTCTGCCTATAACCTGATGCTGTTCGCCGGCCTTCGGAAGCGGCGTTATCTGTTCTACTCGCTCTACACGGCCACTTTCGTGATCGTGACGGCGTCCTACAATGGTGTCGGCATGGCCCTGCTGTGGCCCGATGCAGTGGGCTGGCAACAGTGGGCGCCACCGCTGTTCATGCTGTGTTTCGTCAGCTCTGGCCTGGCCTTTGCGACGAGTTTTCTAAAGACCCGACGCCACCGACCACGGCTCCACAAAACCATCCAGACAATCGGTGTGGCCTATTTCACGCTCTTTGGCGCGTGTTTCGCCTTAGACAAACAGGGCCTGGCGCTACAACTGGCATTCCTGGTTGTGCCGGTGTTCACGGCACTGATGCTTTACATGGGCGTGTCGAGCTGGATGGGAGGCAACCAATCCGCACGCTATTTCATGCTAGGCACACTGGCCTCCGTTGTTGGTGCTTTTGTGACGGCCTTGACGGTAGCTGGCGTGATTACTTATTCCCAGCCTGGCTACTATGCCCTGGACATCGGCATGGTAGTGGATGCCATGCTGTTGATGTTGGCGCTGGCCGATCTGGCCCGAAAAAACAAAGAGGCCCGGGTGGCAGCCGAGCGGACGGCTCAGATCGATCTGCTGACCGGCCTCAACAATCGGCGTGGTTTTCTGCCTGTCGCCGAATCACTGTGGAGCCTGGCCACGCGCAAGGACAGCAATGTGTGTGTGGCGATGATCGATATTGACCATTTCAAGAGCATCAATGACCAATATGGCCATGCAGTCGGCGACAGGGTATTGAAGAAAATTGCCGACGAGCTTGATAACTCCCGGCGCAAAGGCGACATTCTGGCTCGCTGGGGTGGTGAAGAATTCACTCTTTTGTTGCCGGAAACGGACGAGGCCGAAACCCTCACAGTGGCCGAGCGTTTCCGCCACAATATCGAGCAACTGGTGGTCAATGATGGTGGCAGGATGATTCGATGCACCATCAGTGTGGGTGTCGCCAGCCGCCACGCTCAAGATGTCACCCTGGAGCACGCTATTTCCAGGGCCGACGAAGAGCTCTACCAGGCCAAGATTCAGGGGCGCAATCAGATTTCCACCGGTCGCACGTCGGATGCTGCCTAG
- a CDS encoding DUF4231 domain-containing protein codes for MAAIDIDSEDLPGLYQSANQASLSSQNVYYTGLKWYLFLLVLAAFVSYLRPTDAVGALVSASLFLITLGILIFIRVKRPDDVWYNGRAVAESVKTIAWRWMMRAEPYEDDENIEIVSRTFLSDLKTILDQNKSLSHSLQAGIALNDPISEKMREVRKLPVAERLLVYVNHRVTDQANWYWMKSRFNKRRAQQWFWVSVVLHSAAILMLLYRIKDPSFALPVEVLATAAGAVLTWLQAKKHNELNSAYALAAHEIVIIKGESTSVHDEGQLSEFVTNSESAFSREHTQWVARKGD; via the coding sequence ATGGCCGCTATCGATATCGACTCAGAAGATTTACCTGGTTTGTATCAATCAGCGAATCAGGCGTCGCTTAGCTCGCAGAATGTCTACTATACCGGCTTGAAGTGGTACCTTTTTCTGTTAGTGCTTGCAGCGTTCGTTTCGTACCTGCGCCCAACTGATGCTGTGGGAGCACTGGTTTCGGCAAGCCTTTTCCTGATTACGCTCGGAATACTCATTTTCATCCGGGTTAAAAGACCCGATGACGTTTGGTACAACGGTCGCGCGGTTGCGGAATCGGTCAAAACTATCGCTTGGCGCTGGATGATGAGGGCCGAGCCATACGAAGACGATGAGAACATCGAAATTGTATCTCGAACATTTCTAAGTGACCTCAAGACGATACTAGATCAGAACAAAAGTCTTTCTCATTCACTTCAGGCAGGAATTGCCTTAAATGACCCAATATCTGAAAAAATGCGAGAGGTCAGGAAGCTCCCAGTTGCGGAGAGGTTGCTTGTCTACGTGAATCATCGGGTAACCGACCAAGCGAACTGGTATTGGATGAAATCGCGGTTCAATAAGCGCCGTGCTCAACAGTGGTTCTGGGTATCTGTTGTTTTGCACTCCGCCGCGATCCTTATGCTGCTTTACAGAATCAAAGACCCTTCCTTCGCTCTTCCCGTTGAGGTCTTAGCGACCGCTGCTGGTGCCGTACTAACTTGGCTTCAGGCTAAGAAGCACAATGAATTGAATTCTGCATACGCATTAGCCGCCCATGAGATTGTAATAATCAAAGGTGAGTCCACGTCGGTGCACGATGAAGGGCAACTGTCCGAGTTTGTAACCAATAGTGAATCAGCATTTTCAAGAGAGCATACACAGTGGGTCGCACGCAAGGGGGACTAG
- a CDS encoding TIR domain-containing protein has product MSTRQIHVFISHAWKYSGHYQTLASWIFEENWRVGQASLDFRNYSVPKDNPIHNAPNDKQLKEAILKQIAMSHVIVIPTGMYTGYSKWIAKEIKGSTDYGKPILAVNPQGQRRTSGVVANASSMSVGWAKKSVIGGIWELYK; this is encoded by the coding sequence ATGAGCACAAGACAGATCCACGTTTTCATCAGTCACGCCTGGAAATATTCAGGACATTACCAAACACTTGCAAGTTGGATCTTCGAAGAAAACTGGAGAGTGGGTCAAGCGTCCCTGGACTTTCGGAATTATTCTGTACCAAAGGATAATCCAATTCACAATGCACCAAACGACAAGCAGCTTAAAGAAGCGATATTAAAACAAATTGCTATGAGCCACGTGATAGTGATTCCGACGGGGATGTATACCGGATATAGCAAATGGATCGCAAAAGAAATCAAAGGTTCTACCGACTACGGAAAGCCAATTTTAGCAGTTAACCCACAAGGTCAACGTCGCACCTCGGGCGTGGTAGCTAATGCATCATCGATGTCGGTTGGCTGGGCAAAGAAATCCGTAATTGGAGGGATCTGGGAGCTGTACAAGTAA
- a CDS encoding DUF2860 domain-containing protein: MKKYLALSVLFITLPSYAQLAPQQGISGEISLNAVITSSTSNFNTEGDATIDSLANEPESESESLIAPLGSIAYTFGKQLRQQIYFGTSREDIAVGTLAMELGYKHELSSGTVVDVSFLPTVISGETWQNPYQLNTARRETDITGNAYRLKLESISGSSFSLDLAYATTDVEDDLNAGTGLARDAESYYAKGGYRFIVSPTSFLIPSVIYIQHDADGSANSFDSYGTDISWFNILGKHSLVLTAGYARRDYDSASTLFTKARSDDELSLFAAYEYRDVMGWKDWSFISFVGYGDTQSNLTFYGESSYLLAVGLNYKF; this comes from the coding sequence ATGAAAAAGTACCTGGCACTTTCTGTTCTTTTCATTACGTTGCCCAGCTACGCGCAACTGGCTCCCCAGCAAGGAATCAGTGGTGAAATTTCTCTGAACGCGGTCATTACGTCTTCGACCTCCAATTTTAATACCGAAGGTGACGCAACAATCGATTCGCTGGCAAACGAGCCAGAAAGTGAGTCAGAAAGCCTGATAGCCCCGCTCGGGAGCATTGCTTATACCTTTGGCAAGCAACTCAGGCAGCAGATTTATTTTGGTACTTCAAGAGAAGATATCGCGGTGGGAACGTTGGCGATGGAGCTGGGTTATAAACATGAGCTCAGCTCGGGCACTGTTGTGGATGTCTCCTTTTTACCAACGGTGATATCCGGAGAAACCTGGCAAAATCCCTATCAGCTCAACACCGCGCGAAGGGAGACCGACATCACAGGCAATGCCTATCGCCTGAAGCTTGAGAGCATTTCAGGTTCCAGCTTCAGCCTGGATCTTGCCTACGCCACCACAGATGTTGAGGACGACCTCAACGCCGGGACTGGCCTGGCGCGCGATGCTGAAAGCTACTATGCCAAGGGCGGTTATCGCTTCATCGTGTCGCCTACCAGCTTTCTGATACCCTCGGTCATCTACATTCAACATGACGCCGATGGCAGTGCAAACTCATTCGACTCCTATGGCACCGATATCAGCTGGTTCAATATTCTGGGCAAACACAGCCTGGTGCTAACAGCGGGTTACGCCAGGCGAGATTATGACAGTGCGAGTACGCTGTTTACTAAAGCGCGCTCAGATGACGAGCTAAGCCTGTTTGCAGCGTACGAATACCGGGACGTGATGGGGTGGAAGGATTGGTCGTTTATTTCTTTTGTCGGCTATGGCGATACCCAATCCAACCTCACGTTTTACGGTGAATCGTCGTACCTGCTTGCAGTTGGTTTAAACTACAAGTTCTAG
- a CDS encoding DUF6544 family protein, which produces MAFVLVLLILTGLALSVWRLMDHRADLKAMHELAVSQPAQPPIFTADMIAHLPEPTRRYFLYTITPGTPLSKVASITVVGCFGMGNRDKPSYLDFTATQVLAMPAGFVWKMRARRGLMRLSGSDSQRWTRFWLMSLLPVARLGGNPDHTLSAFGRYVAEAVFWTPAAVLPCPGIVWEALDADRARVTVKYRDLSQSVDLTVGADGQPTQVCFERWSNANPEKQHRLQPFGGYLSEFQYFGGFRLPTHVEAGNHFATDQYFPFFVADVTAVEFPHE; this is translated from the coding sequence ATGGCCTTTGTGCTTGTATTGCTTATTTTGACGGGATTGGCGCTGTCCGTCTGGCGGCTAATGGATCACCGGGCTGACCTTAAAGCTATGCATGAGCTTGCGGTCAGCCAACCTGCACAACCTCCAATCTTCACCGCCGATATGATCGCTCACCTGCCTGAACCGACACGCCGCTATTTTCTATACACGATTACACCGGGCACTCCACTCTCTAAGGTGGCCAGCATCACCGTGGTCGGGTGCTTCGGGATGGGCAACAGGGACAAGCCCAGCTATCTGGATTTTACGGCAACTCAGGTTCTGGCCATGCCTGCCGGGTTTGTCTGGAAAATGCGTGCGCGGCGTGGCTTGATGAGGCTGTCCGGTTCTGACAGCCAGAGGTGGACGCGGTTCTGGCTGATGAGTTTGTTGCCAGTCGCCCGCCTGGGTGGGAACCCGGATCATACCCTTTCAGCGTTTGGCCGTTATGTGGCCGAGGCTGTCTTCTGGACACCTGCAGCGGTGCTGCCCTGCCCCGGTATTGTCTGGGAGGCCTTAGATGCTGATCGCGCCCGGGTCACCGTAAAATATCGGGACCTGTCACAGTCAGTTGATCTGACCGTGGGGGCGGATGGTCAGCCGACACAGGTCTGTTTTGAGCGATGGAGCAATGCAAATCCGGAAAAGCAGCACCGGCTGCAACCGTTCGGCGGTTATCTCTCAGAGTTCCAGTACTTCGGCGGGTTTCGCCTGCCCACCCATGTGGAAGCCGGAAATCATTTTGCCACGGATCAGTACTTTCCATTTTTCGTGGCGGATGTGACTGCTGTAGAGTTCCCCCATGAATGA
- a CDS encoding DUF3297 family protein: MNDTKSLPALPDRLSRNPHSPHHVAEVFDHDIGIRLNDKERTNVEEYCISEGWIKIASPKALDRRGQPLLMTLKGKVEAYYR, from the coding sequence ATGAACGATACTAAATCGCTGCCAGCGTTACCGGATAGACTTTCAAGAAATCCCCATAGCCCGCATCATGTAGCAGAAGTTTTCGATCACGATATTGGTATCCGGCTCAATGACAAAGAACGTACCAATGTTGAGGAATATTGCATCAGTGAAGGTTGGATAAAAATTGCCTCGCCCAAAGCGCTGGACCGTCGCGGGCAGCCGCTTCTGATGACTCTGAAAGGAAAGGTTGAAGCCTACTACCGGTAA
- a CDS encoding M23 family metallopeptidase produces the protein MSWMVILTQVLLPLALLAWMAFYPAAGWLAWGLQLVSVALVLLGIGLVSLWAVPPFWAPYAYGLLLLLITATHLFREGIPGPGLWQASAASSVMILMAAVLGLLGGYLAWHAMKGRVLPEEAVVDIAPPFPPGHYLIANGGSTPMINGHLKTLNPAVERFRPWRGQSKALDIFRVTPLGFHKNGWQPTDPARYTTFGVPVLSPCSGEVALVVDGIQDMPVPEMDRDHMAGNYVAINCGDFFVILAHLRQGSIAVATGDRIRTGAFLGQMGNSGNSSEPHLHLHAQRGLPEEAPLAGEPLWLTINNQFPVRNDTLHIF, from the coding sequence ATGTCCTGGATGGTAATACTTACACAGGTTCTTCTGCCGCTGGCGCTGCTGGCGTGGATGGCGTTTTACCCGGCGGCGGGATGGCTTGCGTGGGGGCTCCAGCTTGTTTCGGTAGCACTGGTTCTGCTGGGTATTGGCCTTGTGTCTCTGTGGGCGGTGCCGCCGTTTTGGGCGCCTTATGCCTATGGCCTGTTACTGCTCCTTATCACGGCTACCCACCTGTTCCGAGAAGGTATTCCCGGTCCCGGGCTATGGCAGGCGTCAGCGGCGAGTTCTGTCATGATCCTGATGGCGGCGGTGTTGGGCTTGCTTGGCGGTTATCTGGCATGGCACGCAATGAAGGGGCGCGTGCTGCCCGAGGAAGCGGTGGTGGACATAGCCCCTCCCTTCCCCCCGGGGCACTACCTCATTGCCAATGGAGGGAGCACACCGATGATCAATGGGCACCTCAAAACCCTGAACCCGGCAGTCGAGCGTTTTCGCCCGTGGCGCGGCCAGAGCAAGGCCCTGGATATCTTCCGGGTTACCCCTCTGGGGTTTCACAAGAATGGCTGGCAACCGACGGATCCGGCCAGATACACAACGTTTGGCGTGCCGGTTCTCTCGCCATGCAGCGGCGAAGTGGCCCTGGTAGTTGATGGGATACAAGATATGCCGGTTCCGGAAATGGACCGCGACCATATGGCTGGCAACTATGTCGCTATCAATTGCGGGGATTTTTTCGTGATCCTTGCGCATTTACGCCAAGGCAGTATCGCGGTAGCAACCGGAGACAGGATAAGAACCGGTGCCTTTCTGGGGCAGATGGGCAATTCGGGAAACAGCTCGGAACCGCACCTGCATCTGCATGCCCAACGAGGGTTGCCAGAGGAAGCGCCCCTGGCTGGCGAACCGCTGTGGCTCACCATCAATAATCAATTTCCGGTGCGCAATGACACTCTGCACATTTTTTAG
- a CDS encoding ABC transporter permease has translation MMRNILILACNDLAIALKNKTFFLILFIPLFVFVTLNLVDVTGVEASKIKIGLVQQEAFTPEITQSISAAENLIEITWVENTEAGIRLLTERKIDGILTRNEAETDSLALIVLKKDSIQTVAIMQTFSALQKAAEGGRPDWITGIQALHKGGIQRETLPTWVLMLVLLIGFIILPAQVAEEKEKKLLLALLQTPITEAQWLIAKLILGMLLTLAAVLFLHLLGKFGPVHLFDYIAILLAGSFCFSAFGIFLGFLCRSQASARTLGVIFYLPHLLPSAMADVSQKLTAVAPLLPSYQLYKPLQSILLENASLTDMTFDWIYLILLGSLMFVLSYLLMKKRWLM, from the coding sequence ATGATGCGAAATATCCTCATACTTGCATGCAATGATTTAGCCATCGCTCTCAAAAACAAGACGTTTTTTTTGATCCTGTTCATCCCGCTGTTCGTGTTTGTTACGCTGAATCTGGTAGACGTGACCGGCGTCGAAGCAAGCAAAATCAAAATCGGTCTGGTTCAGCAGGAAGCGTTTACACCCGAAATCACCCAGAGTATCAGTGCTGCTGAAAACCTTATCGAGATAACCTGGGTTGAAAATACGGAAGCGGGGATTCGTTTATTAACCGAGCGCAAGATAGACGGAATTTTAACGAGAAATGAAGCAGAAACCGACAGCCTTGCGTTGATTGTCTTGAAGAAAGATTCCATCCAAACCGTTGCGATCATGCAGACTTTCTCAGCATTACAGAAAGCCGCAGAAGGAGGTCGCCCGGATTGGATTACCGGAATCCAGGCATTGCACAAGGGCGGCATTCAGAGAGAGACGTTGCCTACATGGGTATTGATGTTGGTTCTGCTCATCGGCTTCATTATCCTGCCGGCGCAAGTGGCCGAGGAAAAGGAAAAGAAGCTTCTGCTTGCTCTTCTCCAGACGCCCATAACCGAAGCCCAATGGTTGATAGCCAAATTGATCCTGGGAATGCTGCTGACCTTGGCGGCGGTACTGTTTCTTCATCTGCTAGGAAAATTCGGCCCGGTACACCTTTTCGATTATATCGCCATACTCCTGGCAGGTAGCTTTTGCTTCAGCGCCTTTGGGATTTTTCTGGGGTTTCTATGCCGCAGCCAAGCCAGCGCCAGAACGCTGGGCGTTATCTTCTATTTACCGCACCTGCTCCCTTCGGCAATGGCAGATGTTTCACAGAAGTTAACCGCCGTTGCGCCGTTGCTGCCATCCTATCAATTGTATAAGCCTCTTCAGTCCATACTCCTGGAAAACGCCAGCTTGACAGATATGACCTTTGATTGGATCTACCTGATTTTACTGGGATCATTGATGTTTGTTTTATCATACCTGTTGATGAAGAAACGCTGGCTTATGTGA